The following proteins are encoded in a genomic region of Neovison vison isolate M4711 chromosome 12, ASM_NN_V1, whole genome shotgun sequence:
- the LOC122890960 gene encoding methyltransferase-like protein 7A: MGQECGNRECQLQFLTKFGAILAHLLVHPSPTFLLNFRSLWNWICKKWFPHFMQRFTVIFNEQMASKKRELFGNLQDFMGPSGKLSLLEVGCGTGANFKSYPPGCRVTCVDPNPNFEKFLIKSVAENKHLQLERFVVASGENMPQVADGSVDMVVCILVLCSMESQERLLQEVRRVLRPTGETHLHCVLSGTPLGFRYRSHEG; encoded by the exons ATGGGACAAGAATGTGGAAACCGCGAGTGTCAGCTACAATTTCTCACGAAGTTTGGCG CAATCCTCGCCCACCTTCTGGTACATCCATCTCCCACTTTCCTGCTGAACTTTCGGAGCTTGTGGAACTGGATATGCAAAAAATGGTTCCCTCACTTCATGCAGAGGTTCACCGTGATCTTCAACGAGCAGATGGCAAGCAAGAAGCGGGAGCTCTTCGGCAACCTGCAGGACTTTATGGGCCCCTCTGGGAAGCTCTCCCTGCTGGAGGTGGGCTGTGGCACCGGGGCCAACTTCAAGTCCTACCCGCCCGGATGCCGGGTGACTTGTGTTGACCCCAACCCCAACTTTGAGAAGTTCTTGATCAAGAGCGTTGCGGAGAACAAACACCTGCAGTTAGAGCGCTTCGTGGTGGCCTCAGGGGAGAACATGCCACAGGTGGCCGATGGCTCTGTGGACATGGTGGTCTGCATCCTGGTCCTGTGCTCCATGGAGAGCCAGGAGCGCCTCCTCCAGGAGGTGCGCCGAGTGCTGAGGCCAACGGGAGAGACCCATCTTCATTGCGTGCTCAGTGGGACACCTCTGGGCTTCAGGTACAGATCCCACGAGGGGTGA